A DNA window from Brassica napus cultivar Da-Ae chromosome A4, Da-Ae, whole genome shotgun sequence contains the following coding sequences:
- the LOC106394116 gene encoding BAHD acyltransferase At3g29680-like: protein MAYNVIKISRISPATDLVDSLILPLSFFDLVWLKDIPTNRVSFYKLTESSRHSFYSLILPKLEHSLSLVLSHFLPLSGHVKWNQEDPKPHIIISPQDAVSLTVAETDADFSHLSGKGLRYQTELCALVPELPVSSDSAPILTLQITLFPNQGFCIGTTIHHAAVDGKTLVKFLKSWAHICKYGAIPQDLDLPMLLDRTVINLPSELPNLSVDVRTLKLPPVKEIEEDVVRFAFELTHENVKKLRERAKSESTRSDLQLSTFVVTYAYVLTCVVKARGVNADQPVPFTFVADFRDRLDPPVPASYFGNCVLPINFLGYKGKMFLGEEGFVNGVEIVNDAVRDLSLRGAESIWELYEEGLKKIEPGIKKLSVGGSNRFGIYETDFGWGRPVHTENVSNSGNLLYSMSESRDEAGGVEIGMCLKKCEMDVFVTEFQNGL from the coding sequence ATGGCGTATAACGTGATCAAGATCTCTCGGATCAGCCCCGCAACAGATCTTGTCGACTCCCTCATCCTCCCACTCAGTTTCTTCGACTTAGTGTGGCTAAAAGACATTCCCACGAACCGAGTCAGCTTCTACAAACTCACCGAGTCATCTCGCCACTCCTTCTACTCACTCATCCTCCCCAAGCTCGAGCACTCCCTCTCCCTCGTCCTTTCACACTTTCTCCCTCTCTCCGGCCACGTCAAGTGGAACCAAGAAGATCCCAAGCCGCACATCATCATCTCACCGCAAGATGCCGTCTCTCTCACGGTGGCTGAGACAGATGCCGACTTCTCTCATCTTTCCGGCAAAGGGCTCCGTTACCAGACTGAGTTATGCGCTCTAGTCCCCGAGTTACCGGTTTCCTCTGACTCAGCGCCTATTCTCACTCTTCAAATCACTTTGTTCCCGAACCAAGGCTTTTGCATCGGAACCACAATCCACCACGCTGCCGTGGACGGCAAGACTCTCGTGAAATTTCTCAAATCATGGGCTCACATCTGTAAGTACGGAGCAATACCGCAAGATCTTGACCTACCTATGCTTCTAGATCGTACGGTTATAAATCTTCCATCCGAACTGCCGAATCTCTCTGTAGACGTAAGAACACTAAAGCTTCCTCCCGTGAAAGAGATCGAAGAAGACGTGGTCAGGTTCGCGTTCGAGCTGACTCATGAGAACGTGAAGAAACTCAGGGAGCGAGCCAAAAGCGAGTCGACTCGCTCCGATCTTCAGCTGTCGACTTTCGTAGTCACGTACGCCTATGTACTGACATGCGTTGTGAAAGCGCGTGGAGTCAACGCGGACCAACCGGTTCCTTTCACGTTCGTTGCTGATTTTAGAGACCGGTTAGACCCGCCGGTTCCTGCGAGCTACTTTGGGAACTGCGTGTTGCCTATCAACTTCTTAGGGTACAAAGGCAAGATGTTTTTGGGAGAAGAGGGGTTCGTTAACGGTGTGGAGATTGTCAATGATGCGGTCAGAGATTTGAGTTTGAGAGGGGCTGAGTCGATATGGGAGTTGTATGAGGAAGGGTTGAAAAAGATAGAACCAGGTATAAAGAAGCTGTCCGTTGGTGGGTCTAACAGGTTTGGGATATATGAGACGGATTTTGGGTGGGGACGACCCGTTCATACTGAGAATGTATCCAACAGCGGAAACCTTCTCTACTCTATGTCGGAGAGCAGGGATGAAGCCGGTGGTGTGGAGATTGGCATGTGTTTGAAGAAATGTGAGATGGATGTTTTTGTTACTGAGTTTCAAAATGGACTGTAA